Proteins encoded by one window of Longimicrobiales bacterium:
- a CDS encoding PRC-barrel domain-containing protein — MSDTRFKQEGDAAQSEAAAREIATLAAQPAAIDAAVLRSVPDLRGIRCEDASGIPVGHLWGALAEAETGLLRYVDLELETLDRHVLVPIGHARVHGEGREGPCIRLRAALLEQLEQVPPFAAEVGHIDDPYERALLEAYGRTFHGERYYAHPAYDHSGIYVGEHPVVSGDGSADEPLHRMSYLTGWKVASGEPDIRGWPLVLAGDGTRVEVIDLIIDTAAERVRYVVVPLPDSDGARLIPIGFLRVDADTKKVVAEGFTATDVAELPPYLGGGVTRVAEDSLNAALRRTFSGRRRYLLPDFRA, encoded by the coding sequence ATGAGTGATACCAGGTTCAAACAGGAAGGCGACGCGGCGCAGAGCGAGGCCGCGGCGCGCGAGATTGCGACGCTGGCAGCGCAGCCTGCTGCGATCGACGCGGCTGTACTGCGGTCCGTGCCGGACCTGCGCGGGATCCGTTGTGAGGATGCGAGCGGCATCCCGGTCGGACACCTGTGGGGTGCGCTGGCCGAAGCCGAGACGGGACTGCTGCGGTATGTGGACCTCGAGCTGGAGACGCTCGACCGGCACGTACTCGTTCCGATCGGGCACGCCCGCGTCCATGGTGAAGGGCGTGAAGGTCCGTGCATCCGGCTGCGAGCCGCACTGCTCGAGCAGCTCGAGCAGGTGCCGCCGTTCGCCGCGGAAGTGGGCCACATCGATGATCCCTATGAGCGGGCTCTGCTCGAGGCGTATGGCCGCACGTTCCATGGCGAGCGCTATTACGCTCACCCCGCATACGACCACAGCGGCATCTACGTGGGCGAGCATCCGGTCGTGTCCGGCGACGGCTCGGCCGATGAGCCGCTGCACCGCATGTCCTACCTGACCGGCTGGAAGGTCGCGTCGGGCGAACCTGACATCCGGGGCTGGCCGCTCGTGCTGGCAGGCGACGGCACGCGCGTCGAAGTGATCGACCTGATCATCGACACGGCCGCGGAGCGCGTACGCTACGTCGTCGTGCCGCTGCCCGACAGCGACGGCGCACGCCTCATTCCCATCGGCTTTCTGCGCGTGGATGCAGACACGAAGAAGGTGGTGGCCGAGGGGTTCACTGCGACGGACGTCGCGGAGCTGCCGCCGTACCTGGGCGGAGGCGTGACACGAGTCGCGGAGGACTCACTGAATGCGGCGCTGCGGCGCACGTTCTCGGGCCGCCGCCGTTATCTGCTTCCCGATTTCCGCGCCTGA
- a CDS encoding metalloregulator ArsR/SmtB family transcription factor, with translation MEARVQPEDTQDVVRVLSALSDVNRYRIVELLATDGELSCGTIGTALGMSASLISHHLGVLESASVIQRRKDGLWTLNRLRRDELARRLSGLQRIVATTDEQ, from the coding sequence GTGGAAGCTCGAGTCCAGCCGGAGGACACGCAGGACGTGGTGCGCGTGCTCTCCGCATTGTCGGATGTTAACAGATATCGTATCGTGGAGCTGCTCGCGACGGACGGCGAGCTTTCCTGCGGCACGATCGGCACTGCGCTCGGCATGTCGGCGTCGCTGATCTCGCATCACCTCGGCGTGCTCGAAAGCGCGAGCGTGATCCAGCGCAGGAAGGATGGGCTGTGGACGCTCAACCGACTCCGCCGCGATGAGCTCGCCCGGCGACTGTCGGGACTCCAGCGGATCGTAGCGACCACAGACGAACAGTAG